Proteins encoded by one window of Zerene cesonia ecotype Mississippi chromosome 6, Zerene_cesonia_1.1, whole genome shotgun sequence:
- the LOC119840467 gene encoding uncharacterized protein LOC119840467, producing the protein MMLAYNYCVFFMVLSSVHFSITDPCEVFTIKLEEYITDSTTVSLNDTLNIDISSITGACEELFITIASDLPGPDDKNETASIVYRIPKDEPSNVPLIAGIIGGVSIGVIGATAGVLKALTFLKAGTYYLPATNPSDVMQFKDL; encoded by the exons ATGATGTTAGCATATaactattgtgtttttttcatg GTATTATCATCCGTCCATTTTAGTATCACCGATCCATGCGaagtttttacaataaaactggAGGAATATATAACAGACAGCACAACGGTATCGCT taaCGATACATTAAACATCGATATATCATCAATTACTGGTGCCTGTGAGGAACTGTTCATCACCATAGCATCCGACCTCCCTGGTCCCGATGACAAGAACGAAACGGCCAGTATTGTGTACAGAATCCCCAAAGATGAACCATCGAATGTACCCTTAATAGCTGGTATCATTGGAGGAGTTAGCATTGGTGTAATCGGTGCGACTGCTGGAGTTTTGAAGGCACTAACTTTTTTGAAGGCAGGAACTTATT ATTTACCAGCTACGAACCCATCGGATGTTATgcaatttaaagatttatag